In Arthrobacter sp. B3I9, the following are encoded in one genomic region:
- a CDS encoding ABC transporter ATP-binding protein — protein sequence MSNAGKPGALLDVEGMDVSTRDRVLVRNFNLQMQRGERIGLIGESGSGKSMTATALMGLLPEGVTASGSIRLGGGDENLVAAADSRLRKIRGKDMAMVFQEPLTALNPLMKVGPQVAEIMTKHRTVSGRAAANARAVELLASVKLPDPAEAAKAYPHQLSGGQRQRAMLAMALANDPSLLLCDEPTTALDVTVQRQVLDLILESVQQRGTGLLFITHDLSVVANMCDRVLVMNNGQVVEEGTTEDVFARPEHPYTRGLLAASDLDATDADGRLFTVASAAAYIPPAPVKTANSGDPGGEPTPVGKVQAGNTSPTGDRLPGQPAGRGVEAAAATEPVISVTDLVRTYHRGRTSLFGKPTEVQALRGISFEVAAGQRFGVVGESGSGKSTLLRILAGLDQPSSGSVRVAGNEVAGAKESQLAQLRQQLQIVFQDPMGSLNPRMRVQDIVAEPLLAPGQKVDSARQRKLVGEMLLAVGLPVDAAERFPHQFSGGQRQRISIARALICQPRVLVADEPVSALDVSVRAQVLNLLSDLVDEYQLTLVFVSHDLGVVRHVCDNVVVMNSGQIVETGSTAQIYEQPRHEYTRTLVNSSMSLRSELAAREPTPAR from the coding sequence ATGAGCAACGCCGGAAAACCTGGTGCCTTGCTGGACGTGGAGGGCATGGATGTTTCCACCCGGGACCGGGTCCTGGTCAGGAATTTCAACCTCCAGATGCAACGCGGAGAGAGAATCGGCCTGATCGGCGAGTCCGGCTCCGGGAAGTCCATGACGGCGACGGCACTTATGGGGCTGCTGCCCGAAGGTGTCACTGCGTCCGGCTCCATCCGGCTCGGCGGAGGGGACGAGAACCTGGTCGCGGCCGCAGACTCACGGCTCCGCAAGATCCGTGGCAAGGACATGGCCATGGTGTTCCAGGAGCCGCTCACGGCGCTGAATCCGCTCATGAAGGTCGGCCCCCAGGTCGCCGAGATCATGACCAAGCACCGGACCGTGTCGGGCCGGGCCGCCGCCAATGCGAGGGCCGTTGAGCTGCTGGCCAGCGTGAAGCTGCCCGATCCTGCCGAGGCGGCCAAGGCCTATCCGCACCAGCTCTCCGGCGGGCAGCGGCAGCGGGCCATGCTGGCCATGGCGCTCGCAAACGACCCGTCGCTGCTGCTCTGTGACGAGCCGACGACGGCCCTCGACGTCACCGTCCAGCGGCAGGTTCTCGACCTGATCCTGGAGTCTGTCCAGCAGCGCGGCACCGGCCTGCTGTTCATCACCCACGACCTCTCCGTGGTGGCCAATATGTGCGACCGCGTCTTGGTGATGAACAACGGCCAGGTGGTGGAGGAGGGAACTACTGAGGACGTCTTCGCCCGCCCCGAGCATCCCTACACCCGCGGACTGCTGGCGGCGTCAGACCTGGACGCAACCGACGCCGACGGCCGGCTCTTCACCGTGGCGTCCGCCGCCGCGTACATTCCCCCGGCGCCGGTGAAGACGGCCAACAGCGGGGACCCGGGTGGAGAACCAACTCCCGTTGGGAAAGTGCAGGCCGGCAACACGAGCCCGACCGGTGACAGGCTACCCGGGCAGCCGGCTGGCCGTGGTGTTGAAGCCGCTGCCGCCACTGAACCGGTTATCAGCGTTACTGACCTGGTCCGCACTTATCACCGAGGCCGCACGTCGCTGTTCGGAAAACCGACTGAGGTCCAGGCCCTGCGGGGGATTTCCTTCGAAGTCGCGGCCGGGCAACGCTTCGGGGTGGTGGGAGAATCCGGCTCCGGAAAGTCCACACTGCTGCGCATCCTTGCCGGGCTGGACCAGCCGAGTTCCGGCAGCGTCCGGGTGGCCGGCAATGAAGTGGCCGGGGCCAAGGAAAGCCAACTGGCCCAGCTGCGCCAGCAGCTCCAGATCGTCTTTCAGGACCCCATGGGGTCCTTGAATCCCCGGATGCGGGTGCAGGACATCGTGGCCGAACCGCTCCTGGCCCCGGGGCAAAAGGTGGACAGCGCCCGTCAACGCAAGCTCGTCGGCGAGATGCTCCTCGCCGTCGGACTGCCAGTGGACGCGGCCGAACGCTTCCCGCATCAGTTTTCCGGCGGCCAACGGCAGCGCATCTCCATTGCGCGGGCACTGATCTGTCAGCCGCGGGTGCTGGTCGCCGACGAGCCGGTCAGCGCCCTGGACGTCTCCGTCCGGGCGCAGGTCCTGAACCTGCTGTCCGATCTCGTTGATGAGTACCAGCTGACCCTCGTGTTTGTCTCCCATGACCTGGGCGTCGTCCGTCATGTCTGCGACAACGTGGTCGTCATGAACAGCGGACAGATCGTGGAGACCGGCAGCACCGCGCAGATTTACGAACAACCGCGCCACGAATACACGCGCACCCTTGTCAACTCCTCAATGTCCCTACGTTCTGAACTGGCTGCGCGTGAGCCCACGCCTGCACGCTGA
- a CDS encoding SDR family NAD(P)-dependent oxidoreductase has protein sequence MDYSQLFQFSGRRVLVIGAGSGIGREAALALGAHGAAVVCADRDGATAAETAAMIGSTATSVVLDVLDHEAVRAAAVEYGDISALVFTAATNVRKRIADYTMDEFDRVVNLNLRASFTLLQAFGPVMAANGGGSIIGFASIRAVTVEAGQGVYAATKAGLVQLARTAAAELGPMGVRVNVIAPGVVETPLTAQIKNNPEWYDAYAAKSALGRWSKPAELAGAVVYLASEASSFVTGSVLTVDGGWTAIDGRFDPPNS, from the coding sequence ATGGACTACTCTCAGCTCTTCCAGTTTTCCGGTCGCAGGGTGCTGGTAATCGGCGCCGGCAGCGGTATCGGCCGCGAGGCCGCGCTCGCGTTGGGAGCGCATGGTGCCGCCGTCGTCTGCGCCGACCGGGACGGCGCGACGGCGGCCGAGACCGCCGCCATGATCGGCAGCACGGCGACGTCCGTCGTGCTGGACGTGCTGGACCATGAAGCCGTGCGTGCTGCCGCCGTGGAGTACGGCGACATCTCCGCGTTGGTGTTTACCGCTGCCACCAACGTCCGCAAGCGCATCGCTGACTACACCATGGACGAGTTCGACCGCGTGGTGAACCTGAACCTGCGGGCGTCCTTCACACTGCTCCAGGCCTTCGGGCCCGTCATGGCCGCCAACGGCGGCGGCTCCATCATCGGCTTCGCCTCGATCCGGGCAGTGACCGTGGAAGCCGGACAGGGCGTCTACGCCGCAACGAAGGCCGGCCTTGTGCAGCTGGCCCGCACGGCCGCAGCCGAGCTGGGGCCAATGGGTGTCCGCGTCAACGTGATCGCCCCGGGCGTCGTGGAGACGCCGCTGACCGCGCAGATCAAAAACAACCCGGAGTGGTACGACGCCTATGCCGCCAAGAGCGCGCTGGGACGCTGGTCCAAGCCGGCAGAGCTGGCCGGGGCCGTCGTGTACCTGGCCTCCGAGGCCTCCAGCTTCGTGACAGGATCGGTATTGACCGTCGACGGCGGCTGGACGGCGATCGACGGGCGCTTCGACCCGCCGAACTCGTAG
- a CDS encoding aldehyde dehydrogenase family protein — translation MSPYLTAYPEGLPVGDNWVPCADSAPVIFPFDGSTVAHSPVGGVEHAQRALEAADKAAPAVAALSTGTKRAILLAVHEALAARRTELENLLVLETGKPLVDCRVEVARTLTTWASAAEEVSHTHGETVPLDLQPLGEGMIGYWTRKPAGVIVGIAGFNYPLLLASHKLAPALAAGCPIILKPAPNTPLTTLWAVHLVREVLAAFGAPAEAVQLVTGGIDVGEALVADPRVAVVSFTGSAGVGHQIARNAAPRKAVLELGSNTGFIVAADAVIHDAVDAVIRGGFYANGQACISIQRIVVVEDVAQAFEDALLSRLDEVVVGDPRSESTRVAPVINEASRIRILGWIAKATEGGARVLAGGTERDRTILPTVMADVPEDAELWCEEIFGPVVCLRTVPDVDTAIRVVNESRYGLQAAVYTKSLETAFRAVNELQVGGVVVNEIPGFRSDIMPYGGVKDSGTGREGPRFAIEEFTVTRMAMIRP, via the coding sequence GTGTCCCCATACCTCACCGCTTATCCAGAAGGACTGCCAGTTGGGGACAACTGGGTCCCCTGTGCCGACAGTGCCCCTGTCATTTTTCCCTTCGATGGGTCCACGGTGGCACACTCCCCCGTCGGCGGCGTGGAGCACGCGCAACGGGCTCTGGAAGCCGCCGACAAAGCCGCCCCGGCAGTAGCCGCCCTCAGCACGGGCACAAAGCGAGCCATTCTGCTGGCCGTGCACGAGGCCCTTGCCGCGCGCCGCACGGAACTGGAAAACCTGCTGGTTCTGGAGACGGGCAAGCCCCTGGTGGACTGCCGGGTGGAGGTGGCGCGCACGCTGACCACCTGGGCATCCGCGGCCGAGGAAGTGTCCCACACCCACGGAGAGACCGTGCCGCTGGACCTGCAGCCCCTGGGCGAAGGGATGATCGGTTACTGGACGCGGAAACCGGCGGGTGTGATCGTGGGTATCGCCGGCTTCAACTATCCGCTTCTGCTCGCGAGCCACAAGCTCGCACCCGCTCTCGCCGCGGGTTGCCCGATCATCCTCAAGCCGGCGCCCAACACTCCCCTCACCACTCTCTGGGCAGTCCACCTCGTGCGCGAAGTCCTCGCGGCATTCGGCGCACCGGCTGAAGCCGTGCAGCTGGTGACGGGCGGTATTGACGTGGGCGAGGCGCTGGTGGCCGACCCCCGGGTCGCGGTCGTCTCCTTCACAGGCTCGGCGGGCGTCGGGCACCAGATTGCCCGAAACGCTGCGCCGCGCAAGGCAGTGCTGGAGCTCGGTTCCAACACCGGCTTCATCGTCGCTGCCGACGCCGTCATCCACGACGCCGTGGACGCCGTCATCCGCGGCGGTTTCTACGCCAACGGCCAGGCGTGCATCTCGATCCAGCGCATCGTCGTCGTCGAGGACGTTGCGCAGGCGTTTGAGGATGCGCTGCTGTCCCGCCTCGACGAGGTGGTCGTCGGGGACCCTCGGTCGGAGAGCACCCGCGTTGCGCCGGTCATCAACGAAGCTTCCAGGATCCGTATCCTCGGCTGGATCGCAAAGGCCACTGAGGGCGGGGCCCGGGTCCTGGCCGGCGGCACGGAACGGGACCGGACCATCCTGCCAACTGTCATGGCTGATGTCCCCGAGGACGCGGAGCTCTGGTGTGAGGAGATTTTCGGACCGGTGGTGTGCCTGCGGACCGTCCCGGATGTAGACACGGCCATACGGGTGGTCAACGAGTCCCGCTACGGGCTCCAGGCCGCCGTGTATACCAAGTCTTTGGAAACGGCGTTCCGTGCGGTCAACGAACTCCAGGTGGGCGGCGTGGTCGTCAACGAGATCCCCGGCTTCCGCTCGGACATCATGCCCTACGGCGGAGTCAAGGATTCCGGAACCGGCCGTGAAGGCCCGCGCTTCGCGATCGAGGAATTCACCGTGACCCGCATGGCCATGATCCGGCCCTAG
- a CDS encoding amidase gives MSQLSTTTLHNLSAGELGSAYAAGQLSPVEVAEAVIQRVEEREPVLNAFYRFDPAEVRMDAQASERRWRNGTQRGPLDGVPVTVKENIARAGVPMPSGTALAAPKVPSVNAPITDRILENGAVVLGSTTMPDWGMLSSGVSSLHGISRSAWNPEWTTGGSSAGAGSAAAAGYGPLHVGTDIGGSIRLPGTWQGLATLKPSAGLIPLDVPYIGRAAGPMARSVADAALFMSILAKPDIRDYTSRPYPAMDWTMGGIGVSSLRVALHTDAGAGAVPDPEVLAAVEAVAELFAAAGATVERIAAFIDQDMMDGLDNFWRTRSWADYQALPPVEQEKVLPYIAQWCSGGARFDGAETIRNFGRIDQMQKAAIAATSGFDLVISPVAPMAAFPAEQPMPVDDPHQTMAHIAFTVPYNMSGQPAATVNCGFTSDGRPIGVQLAGRIGADDDVLRAAAWYEGERPASAVPDWHLLD, from the coding sequence ATGTCACAGCTTTCGACCACAACGCTTCACAACCTTTCCGCCGGAGAGCTTGGCAGCGCCTATGCCGCCGGCCAGCTGTCTCCGGTCGAAGTAGCCGAAGCCGTGATCCAGCGGGTGGAAGAACGGGAACCTGTGCTGAACGCGTTCTACCGCTTCGATCCGGCGGAAGTACGGATGGACGCGCAGGCCAGTGAACGCCGGTGGCGGAACGGCACGCAGCGCGGCCCGCTCGACGGCGTGCCGGTAACCGTCAAGGAGAACATCGCCCGCGCCGGAGTGCCGATGCCGTCCGGCACCGCGCTCGCCGCGCCCAAAGTCCCCTCGGTGAATGCGCCCATCACTGACCGCATCCTCGAAAACGGGGCAGTGGTCCTGGGATCCACAACGATGCCTGACTGGGGAATGCTCTCGTCCGGGGTCTCGAGCCTGCACGGCATCTCCCGCAGCGCCTGGAATCCGGAATGGACCACGGGCGGCTCGAGCGCAGGCGCCGGTTCCGCCGCTGCCGCAGGTTACGGCCCGCTGCACGTGGGGACCGACATCGGTGGTTCCATCCGGCTCCCCGGCACGTGGCAAGGGCTCGCCACTCTGAAACCGAGTGCAGGGCTCATTCCGCTGGATGTGCCTTATATCGGCCGGGCGGCAGGGCCGATGGCCAGAAGCGTTGCCGATGCTGCCCTGTTCATGAGCATCCTCGCCAAGCCCGACATCCGCGACTACACCTCCCGGCCCTACCCGGCTATGGACTGGACCATGGGCGGGATTGGTGTTTCGTCCTTGCGGGTAGCCCTCCATACCGACGCAGGTGCCGGGGCTGTACCGGACCCTGAGGTACTTGCTGCGGTGGAGGCTGTGGCGGAGCTATTTGCTGCCGCCGGGGCCACCGTGGAGAGGATCGCTGCGTTCATCGACCAGGACATGATGGACGGGCTGGACAATTTCTGGCGGACACGCTCCTGGGCCGACTACCAGGCGCTGCCTCCCGTGGAGCAGGAGAAGGTCCTGCCCTATATCGCCCAGTGGTGCTCCGGCGGCGCCCGGTTCGACGGCGCGGAGACCATCCGCAACTTTGGTCGCATCGACCAGATGCAAAAGGCGGCGATCGCGGCCACGTCCGGCTTTGACCTCGTGATCTCACCGGTGGCCCCGATGGCCGCCTTCCCGGCCGAGCAGCCAATGCCCGTGGACGACCCCCACCAGACAATGGCCCACATTGCGTTCACCGTGCCGTACAACATGTCCGGCCAACCGGCAGCGACAGTCAACTGCGGCTTCACTTCGGACGGCCGTCCGATCGGAGTCCAGCTGGCCGGCCGGATAGGTGCCGACGACGACGTACTGCGCGCCGCTGCCTGGTACGAGGGCGAGCGCCCGGCGTCAGCCGTTCCTGACTGGCACCTGCTGGACTGA
- a CDS encoding cystathionine beta-synthase — translation MKYAQSVLDLIGHTPLVKLNHVTDGIGATVLVKLEYLNPGGSIKDRIAAKMIEEAERTGKLLPGGTIVEPTSGNTGVGLALVAQQKGYRCIFVVPDKVGEDKRAVLQAYGAEVVVTPTAVPPDSPQSYYGVSDRLVTEIPGAYKPDQFSNPAAPASHYESTGPEIWQDTDGTVTHCVIGAGTGGTITGTGRYLKEVSAARAEADGGVVRIIGADPAGSVYSGGTGRPYFVEGVGEDMWPANYDKSVPDDVIAVSDADSFAMTRRLAREEGLLVGGSSGMAVVAALQVARDLPSDAVVVVILPDSGRGYMAKIFNDQWMRSYGFLASGDDASVGEILKAKTGELPDLVHIHPNESVRDVINIMNEYGVSHIPVLSQEPPVVMGEVLGAVDERTLTAKLFRGEAKLTDKISEHMEARLPVIGSLESISTARELLSDADTLMVTFVGAPVGILTRHDLLAYLSN, via the coding sequence ATGAAGTACGCGCAGTCCGTCCTGGACCTCATCGGCCATACCCCCCTCGTCAAGCTGAACCACGTCACCGACGGCATCGGGGCCACGGTCCTGGTGAAGTTGGAATACCTGAACCCGGGCGGTTCCATCAAGGACCGCATCGCGGCCAAGATGATCGAGGAAGCCGAACGCACGGGCAAGCTCCTGCCCGGCGGCACCATCGTCGAACCAACCTCCGGCAACACCGGCGTGGGGCTGGCCCTCGTGGCCCAGCAGAAGGGCTACCGCTGCATCTTCGTGGTGCCGGACAAGGTCGGCGAGGACAAGCGGGCAGTGCTGCAGGCCTACGGCGCCGAAGTCGTGGTGACGCCCACCGCCGTGCCCCCGGACAGCCCGCAAAGCTACTACGGCGTCTCTGACCGGCTGGTCACCGAGATCCCGGGCGCCTACAAGCCCGACCAGTTCTCCAACCCGGCCGCGCCGGCCAGCCACTATGAATCCACCGGCCCGGAGATCTGGCAGGACACCGACGGGACGGTCACCCACTGCGTCATCGGCGCCGGCACCGGCGGCACCATCACCGGCACCGGCCGGTACCTCAAGGAAGTTTCCGCAGCGCGGGCCGAGGCCGACGGCGGCGTGGTCAGGATCATCGGGGCAGACCCGGCAGGTTCCGTCTACTCGGGCGGCACCGGCCGGCCGTACTTCGTCGAAGGCGTCGGCGAGGACATGTGGCCCGCCAACTACGACAAGTCCGTCCCGGACGACGTCATTGCCGTCAGCGACGCCGACTCCTTCGCCATGACACGCCGGCTGGCGCGGGAGGAAGGCCTGCTGGTTGGCGGGTCCTCCGGCATGGCCGTCGTCGCCGCGCTGCAGGTCGCCCGCGACCTTCCCTCGGACGCCGTAGTCGTGGTGATCCTGCCCGACTCCGGCCGCGGGTACATGGCCAAGATCTTCAACGACCAGTGGATGCGCTCCTACGGCTTCCTGGCCAGCGGGGACGACGCCTCCGTGGGCGAGATCCTCAAGGCCAAGACCGGCGAACTGCCGGACCTCGTGCACATCCACCCCAACGAGAGCGTCCGCGACGTCATCAACATCATGAACGAGTACGGCGTCTCGCACATCCCCGTCCTGTCCCAGGAGCCGCCCGTGGTGATGGGCGAGGTCCTCGGCGCCGTCGACGAACGCACCCTGACCGCCAAGCTGTTCCGCGGCGAGGCAAAGCTGACGGACAAGATCTCCGAACACATGGAAGCCCGGCTGCCCGTCATCGGTTCGCTCGAATCGATCTCCACCGCCCGCGAACTCCTGTCCGACGCCGACACCTTGATGGTGACGTTCGTCGGCGCCCCCGTGGGCATCCTGACCCGCCACGATCTCCTCGCGTACCTCAGCAACTGA
- a CDS encoding cystathionine gamma-synthase: MSLPKNPGFNTRAVHAGQAFEPRTGAVVPPVHFSTTYAQEAIGVLRAGYEYGRGTNPTRDSLQEQLAALEGGAAAFSFSSGLAAEDSLIRALTRPGDHIVLGNDAYGGTYRLISRVLGEWGIGNTPVDMSDPEAVAKAVSANKTRLVWVETPSNPMMKITDIEALAKVAHDVGALLVVDNTFASPYLQTPLTLGADIVVHSTTKYIGGHSDVVGGAIIVNDPELAEKIGFVQFAVGAVSGPMDAFLTTRGLKTLGVRMDRHSDNAQAVAEWLLQRPEVEAVLYPGLPSHPGHELAKKQMKKFGGMISVQFKGGEAAARKVAESTTVFTLAESLGGIESLMNYPSEMTHASVKGTELAVPVNLVRLSCGIEDAEDLIADLEQALDGLAGVESGS, translated from the coding sequence ATGTCTTTGCCTAAGAACCCCGGTTTCAACACCCGCGCAGTCCACGCCGGCCAGGCCTTCGAGCCGCGCACCGGCGCCGTCGTGCCCCCTGTGCACTTCTCCACCACCTATGCGCAGGAGGCCATCGGCGTGCTGCGCGCCGGCTATGAATACGGCCGGGGCACCAACCCCACCCGCGACTCGCTGCAGGAGCAGCTGGCCGCGCTGGAAGGCGGCGCCGCGGCGTTCTCCTTCAGCTCTGGCCTCGCCGCCGAGGACTCCCTGATCCGTGCGCTGACCCGGCCGGGCGACCATATCGTGCTCGGCAACGACGCTTACGGCGGCACCTACCGGCTGATCAGCAGGGTCCTGGGGGAGTGGGGCATCGGCAACACCCCCGTGGACATGTCCGATCCTGAGGCCGTGGCCAAGGCCGTTTCGGCCAACAAGACCCGGCTTGTGTGGGTCGAGACGCCCTCGAACCCGATGATGAAGATCACGGACATCGAGGCGCTCGCCAAGGTGGCGCACGACGTCGGCGCCCTCCTCGTTGTGGACAACACCTTCGCCTCGCCCTACCTGCAGACCCCGCTGACGCTCGGTGCCGACATCGTCGTGCACTCGACCACCAAGTACATCGGCGGGCACTCCGACGTCGTCGGCGGAGCAATCATCGTCAACGACCCCGAACTCGCCGAGAAGATCGGCTTCGTGCAGTTCGCCGTCGGCGCCGTGTCGGGGCCGATGGACGCCTTCCTCACCACCAGGGGGCTCAAGACCCTGGGCGTCCGGATGGACCGGCACAGCGACAACGCGCAGGCCGTGGCCGAGTGGCTGCTGCAGCGCCCCGAGGTGGAGGCCGTGCTGTACCCGGGCCTGCCCTCCCACCCCGGCCACGAGCTGGCCAAGAAGCAGATGAAGAAGTTCGGCGGCATGATCTCGGTGCAGTTCAAGGGCGGCGAAGCGGCGGCGCGGAAGGTGGCCGAATCGACCACCGTCTTCACCCTCGCGGAGTCCCTTGGCGGCATTGAGTCCCTGATGAACTACCCCTCCGAAATGACGCACGCGTCGGTCAAGGGCACCGAACTGGCCGTTCCGGTCAACCTGGTCCGGCTTTCCTGCGGCATTGAGGACGCCGAGGATCTCATCGCCGACCTGGAGCAGGCCCTCGACGGTCTCGCCGGCGTCGAGTCAGGCAGCTAA
- a CDS encoding 3-isopropylmalate dehydrogenase, which translates to MSTHKIAVIPGDGIGPEVIDASLGVLEAAGRAFGFTTDLTMIDAGAGRYLRTGELWTAALDEQLRGHDAVLFGAMGDPAVTPGVLERGFILAMRTAFQQAVNLRPVKLYPGVATPIADLTPERCDLVIVRENTEGAYVGRGSTVHAGTPHAVAVQESVNTRQGVERVVDYSFRLAQQRRGKLTLCHKKNILIEAGTLWQDTVDDLAVRYPDVEVDYVHVDAMCFHLPVAPERFDVVVTDNLFGDIITDLGAVIQGGLGVAASANLNLDGSAPSMFEAIHGSAPDIAGKGWANPVGAVLSTAMCLAHLGEREAALAIEAAAVNVLRGLPGLSGPAMGMDTGGVGREIAEQLGQAPAVTGRSVMDDLAASAMAGSAAPRR; encoded by the coding sequence GTGAGCACGCACAAGATCGCAGTCATCCCCGGAGATGGCATCGGTCCCGAAGTCATCGATGCCTCCCTCGGGGTCCTCGAGGCAGCGGGCCGGGCCTTCGGATTTACCACCGACCTGACAATGATCGACGCCGGGGCGGGCAGGTACCTTCGCACCGGTGAACTTTGGACCGCCGCGCTCGACGAGCAGCTGCGCGGCCATGACGCCGTGCTGTTCGGCGCGATGGGGGATCCCGCCGTCACGCCGGGCGTGCTTGAGCGCGGCTTCATCCTCGCCATGCGCACGGCGTTCCAGCAGGCGGTGAACCTGCGGCCGGTCAAACTCTATCCCGGGGTCGCGACGCCGATCGCCGACCTGACCCCCGAGCGCTGCGACCTCGTCATCGTGCGCGAGAACACGGAAGGCGCCTACGTGGGGCGCGGCTCTACCGTACACGCGGGCACGCCGCATGCTGTCGCCGTCCAGGAGTCGGTCAATACCCGCCAGGGCGTCGAGCGCGTGGTCGACTACTCCTTCCGGCTCGCGCAGCAGCGCCGCGGCAAGCTCACGCTCTGCCACAAGAAAAACATCCTCATTGAGGCCGGCACCCTGTGGCAGGACACGGTGGACGATCTCGCTGTGCGGTATCCGGATGTGGAGGTGGACTACGTGCACGTCGACGCCATGTGCTTCCATCTGCCCGTAGCGCCGGAGCGGTTCGACGTTGTGGTCACCGACAACCTGTTCGGCGATATCATCACGGACCTGGGTGCAGTGATCCAAGGTGGCCTGGGCGTTGCAGCAAGTGCCAACCTGAACCTGGACGGCTCTGCCCCCAGCATGTTCGAGGCCATCCACGGCTCGGCCCCGGACATCGCAGGCAAGGGCTGGGCGAACCCCGTGGGTGCGGTGCTTTCCACCGCCATGTGCCTGGCGCACCTGGGTGAGCGCGAGGCGGCCCTCGCTATTGAAGCCGCAGCGGTCAACGTGCTCCGTGGCCTGCCCGGGCTGTCCGGCCCGGCAATGGGCATGGATACCGGCGGGGTCGGCCGTGAAATAGCTGAACAGCTCGGCCAGGCGCCTGCCGTGACAGGGCGCTCGGTGATGGATGACCTGGCGGCATCCGCGATGGCAGGTTCCGCAGCGCCAAGACGGTAA
- a CDS encoding GntR family transcriptional regulator, translating into MQGQSRRRSDALESRYTFVSSYEPRTVTLNSSWRSSVSLVEETAAVVRERVFAGRYQPGDRLAQEELSAELGLSRTPLREAYRVLAQDGLLDVDPGGTARVAAWDAGRLSEAYEFRQALGTTAVRLACSRLGERTLGELERLAREQRRASGRTYHRLGSAFHCLLLEASGNSHLQRNEPLVRMTEEVFRPRYGLLPEHILAVSAAHAAVVGSLRAGDPDSAELQIRSYISHELQIISQQERPSQ; encoded by the coding sequence ATGCAGGGCCAGAGTCGGAGGCGGTCCGACGCTCTGGAATCCCGTTACACCTTTGTCTCCTCCTACGAACCCCGGACGGTCACTTTGAATTCCTCATGGCGCAGCAGCGTCTCGCTCGTGGAGGAGACGGCCGCCGTCGTCCGTGAGCGGGTCTTTGCCGGCCGTTACCAGCCGGGAGACCGCCTGGCGCAGGAGGAACTTTCCGCCGAGCTGGGCCTGAGCCGGACTCCGCTGAGGGAGGCCTACCGCGTCCTCGCCCAGGACGGCCTGCTCGACGTCGATCCGGGCGGCACTGCGCGTGTGGCCGCTTGGGACGCCGGCCGGCTCAGCGAGGCCTATGAGTTCCGGCAAGCGCTCGGCACGACGGCGGTGCGCCTGGCATGCTCCAGGCTCGGCGAACGGACGCTCGGCGAGCTGGAACGCCTGGCGAGGGAACAGCGCCGCGCGTCGGGCCGTACCTACCACCGCCTCGGGTCCGCCTTCCATTGCCTCTTGTTAGAGGCCTCGGGCAACAGCCATCTGCAGCGCAACGAGCCGCTTGTCCGCATGACGGAGGAAGTCTTCCGTCCGCGCTACGGCCTCCTGCCCGAACACATCCTTGCCGTTTCCGCAGCCCATGCCGCAGTGGTCGGTTCACTGCGGGCGGGCGACCCGGACTCGGCTGAACTGCAGATCCGCAGCTACATCAGCCACGAACTCCAAATCATCTCGCAGCAGGAAAGGCCTTCACAGTGA
- a CDS encoding FadR/GntR family transcriptional regulator yields MTDQAPPVKTKRAFEEIVDRIEQAIISGDLKTGDRLPGERELVTQFEVGRSSVREAMRVLESNGLVAARPGDPRGAVILAPTAAPLRKMMTRLTQASSTSLADLLIYRMTLESAANSLAASRRTADDLLQLEKAMARMRQAVRLGQQEFGQADLDFHDIVARSSGNAMIQVSGDAVRQSIEELITSSIRDSSDDRQLMMRTISHHGDVFDAIRERDAHRAEHLARSSLFEYYGHLLHDDDRAALAALASFGTPAAPGE; encoded by the coding sequence GTGACAGATCAGGCGCCGCCGGTGAAAACCAAGCGCGCTTTCGAAGAGATCGTGGACCGGATCGAGCAGGCGATCATCAGCGGCGACCTCAAGACCGGCGACCGGCTGCCAGGGGAACGCGAGCTGGTGACGCAGTTTGAGGTCGGCCGGTCCTCCGTCCGCGAGGCCATGCGCGTCTTGGAAAGCAACGGCCTCGTTGCTGCGCGGCCCGGAGACCCTCGGGGTGCCGTCATACTGGCCCCCACCGCGGCACCCCTGCGCAAAATGATGACCCGGTTGACCCAGGCGTCATCGACCAGCCTGGCTGACCTCCTGATCTACCGGATGACCCTGGAATCGGCCGCGAATTCACTCGCCGCCTCGAGGCGCACCGCCGATGACCTGCTGCAGCTGGAAAAAGCCATGGCCCGGATGAGGCAGGCCGTGAGGCTCGGGCAGCAGGAGTTCGGGCAGGCGGATCTGGACTTCCACGACATCGTGGCGCGGTCCAGCGGCAACGCAATGATCCAGGTCTCCGGGGACGCGGTGCGCCAGTCCATCGAGGAGCTCATCACGTCGTCGATCCGGGACAGCAGCGACGATCGCCAATTGATGATGCGGACCATCTCCCACCACGGCGACGTCTTCGACGCCATCCGCGAGCGGGATGCCCACCGGGCGGAGCACCTGGCCCGGAGCAGCCTTTTCGAGTACTACGGCCATCTGCTGCACGACGATGACCGGGCTGCCCTGGCAGCCCTGGCCTCCTTCGGCACTCCTGCCGCTCCCGGCGAATAG